In the genome of Campylobacter avium LMG 24591, the window TGCGTAGCCTTAAATTTAAAGAACTTTGAGGCCGAAAATATAGTCATCGATCCTGTTATGTTTGCAAAAAATGGTTTTGCCTTAATGCCACCGCAAAACTGTGAGCATTTTAAAAAAACCATGCTAAGCCTTGCTGATGTCTTAACTCCAAACATACCAGAAGCACAGTATTTATGTGGCTTTGAGATAAAAAATCAAGATGACATGATCAAGGCTGCTAAAACCTTAAGATCCTTAGGTGCTAAGGCCGTGCTTGTAAAAGGAGGCCACAGAGATGATAACGCCGATGATGTCTTGTATGATGGCAAGGAAATTTATATCTTAAAATCTCAAAAAATAGATACTAAAAACACACACGGAACCGGCTGCACGCTTTCGTCAGCCATAGCTTCAAATTTAGCCAAGGATTATGATTTGTACGAGGCGGTTAAAAAGGCAAAAGATTATGTTTATAGCGCTATCTTGCATTCTTTAGAGCTTGGCAAGGGTTGCGGGCCGACAAATCATTTTTATTTTCTTAAGGACTAGTCTTGAATTTAAGCTTTTATCTTGTGGCTTCTAAAGATAAGCTTAGCGAGGAAAAATTTTTAAATATACTAAAAGAGGCCGTAAAAGGCGGAGTTTGTGTAATTCAGCTTAGAGAAAAAAATCTTTGTGCTAGGGATTTTTATAAATTAGCGATGAGAGTAAAAGCACTTTGCGATGAGCTAAAAACTACTTTGATTATAAATGATAGAGTGGATATAGCCTTGGCTGTTAATGCCTGCGGGGTACATTTAGGACAAGATGATTTGCCACTAAAAGAGGCTAGAAAGCTTTTAGGAAATGAGAAAATCATAGGCATAAGCACTAAGACAAAAGAACAAATCGATGAGGCGTGTAAATTTGGTGCTACTTATGTAGGCTGTGGGGCGATTTATAAAAGCCTTACAAAAGATAGCTCCGTGATAGGACTTAAGGGACTTAACGAGCTTACAAGCCACATAAAAGAAAAAAAATACTCCCTAAAAACAGTGGCCATAGGTGGCATAAAGGATGAAAATATCTTATCTTTCAAGGGAATGTTTGTCAATTCTCTAGCCTTTTCATCCGCCATTATGCAAAGTGAAAATGTTTATCAAACCTGCTTGGATATAAAAAATAAACTTGAAGCTGTTTTGTCCAGATAAACTGCTTAAAATTGTATAAAATTTACACAAAAAAGCACTTTTTTATCAAAAATTCAAAAAAAAAGCTTTTACAAAAAAAAAAAAACGATAAAATAAAAATTTGCAAAAATAAAAACAAAAGGAAAATTCATGAAAAATATAAAAAAGGTTCTAGGTTCGCTCGCCTGTGTGGCCTGTCTAAGCACTGCTGCTGTGGCTGAGGATGATGGGCTTTATTTGGCTGTTGAGCTTGGTGGGGGCGAGGCTAAATTTAAGCAAGATATAGATACTACTACAAGCGTGGTGGGTGTACTACCCATACCAGCACAAAATAGAGTAGGCGACATCACAGCTAACAACAGCATGCCAAATTTGATGTTAAAATTCGGTGACAAGTCCTTTTTTAACGAAAATTTTGGTTATAGAAAATATGTGTATTTTGGTTATGGATACAGCTCTATGAAAAATGTATCTTATAACGGGGGCTTAAGCATTATGCAAGGCGTTTCAAACGGCTCTATCTTTACTACTACTAACAACACTTATTATAACAATGTCTTAGAGTATGGTATCGGTGCTGATGTGCTTTATAATTTCATGAACAAAGGCTCTGATAGCTTTGGTGTTTATGCTGGCGTGGCAATAGGTGGCGAAACTTGGATAGCAAATGGAAAAAGATATAAGCCTCAGCAAGGCCCGGGCGAATCTTATGCAAATTTCCAAACCATACTAAATGTAGGTCTTCGCGGAACTATAGCTAAAAACCATGGCATAGAAATAGGCGCTAGATTTTACATGCTTGAATCACAAATTTTTGAAGGACACGGCACATCGTCTTTAATGCAAGCTGCGGGAGATGCTATAGCTGGTGCTATTGGAGGAGGAGTGCCAATTACAACTACAACAGTTATAAACAACACTACAACAAAGATGAAAAGACCGGTAGTTGCTTACCTAAGCTATGTGTATAATTTTTAATTAAAGCCTCTCAAAGTCCTAGTGCTTTGGGAGGGAAATTCTTAGTTTTAAAATAATATTTTGAAAGCCTAAGCAAAAGAAAGCTTTTGTATAGGTTTTTTGTTTTTCTTTAAAGCTCACAAAGCAAATACATATCAAATCTCGGTTTGTCTTGGCTTGTGCGAATACACAAACACCAAAAAGCATTTGCTCAAAAAGCAAATTATATATTTTTTAAAGCTTTCTTATGTAAGACTTGCGGGTCTTAAAATTCCCACAATGTCTTGCGAAAAATTAAAACAGTGTTTAGGCTGTAAATTTAAGCGTCTTACTGTACTTTGTAGCTTTTAATTAAATTTATGAAATTTTCAATTTTTAAAGCAAAGGAGCCAACCAAAACACCGTCGCAGTCTTTTATGCTTAGAATTTCATTTATATTTTTATCATTCACACTGCCGCCGTAAAGTAAAGGAGCCTTAGTTTTAGAAGTCAAAAAGCTTAGCACTTCAGCTATATCCTTACTACCTGCACTAAGTCCTGTGCCTATGGAGTATATGGGCTCATAAGCTAGGATTAAATTTTCATAGGCTAAATCTATGTCTTTGATTTGTGCTGCTAAAAACTCTTTTGTTTTATTTTCTTTTTTTGTGTTTAAATCCTCTCCTATGCAAAAGATTATCTTGTATTTATGCTTTTTTGCAAAGTCAAATTTAGCCCTTATAAGCTCATCATTATCGCCCAAGGCTCTTCTTTCAGAGTGTCCTATCAATACAGCTTTTACGCCAAATTCGTCTAAATGCTCTTTGCCAAGCTCGCCTGTGAAAGCTCCGTTTATGCAAGGGTAAAAATTTTGCACTCCTAGTTCAAACTTAAAATCTCCTTGCAACAAGGCCGTGCTAGGAGGAAAGACAAAGACTTCTCTTTTATTTAGCCCTAAAAATTCATTCAGCCTTTTTGCGTAAAGTTCAAAGGAGGCTCTGCTGTGATTGCATTTTAAATTTGCTGCAAATATCACTGCTTTATCCTAAGCGGCTTAACTCCGGGCAATTCCTTACCCTCTATAAGCTCTAAAGAAGCACCACCACCTGTCGATATAAAGGTCATCTCATCAGCGTCCCCAGCCCTTGCAACAACATCAGCAGTATCGCCCCCACCTATAACAGTTGTAGCGTGGCTTTCGGCTATGTAGTGGCTCATCTTTATGCTACCCTTGCTAAATTTATCTATCTCAAAAACACCCATAGGACCATTCCACCAGATAGTATGAGCATCAGAAATCACTTCCTTAAAAAGCCTCACGCTAGCAGGACCTATGTCAAGCCCCATATAGCCATTTGGAATTTCTTGGCAAGGCGAAAAATGTATCATCGCATCTTGTGAGCAAGTTTGCGCACTTACCACATCAACAGGCAGGTAAATTTTCACGCCTAAATTTTTGCCCTTGATTAGAATTTTATTTGCTTCTTCTATCAAGTCTTCTTCTAAAAGCGAATTTCCTATATCATAGCCAAGTGCCTTTAAGAAGGTAAAGGCCATACCTCCGCCTATGATTAATTTATCAACCCTTGGTAAGAGATTTGTTAAAGCTTGTAGCTTCCCGCTTACCTTAGAGCCTCCAACTATGGCCACAAAAGGTCTAGCAGGTTTTTTTATCAAATTTTCAGCAAATTCTATCTCTTTTAAAAGTAAAAAGCCAGCCGCCTTTTTATCATCATCAAAGAAATTAGTTATAGCCTCTACACTAGCGTGTGCTCTATGACAAACCCCAAAGGCGTCATTTATGTAAATTTCAGCCATAGAGGCTAGTTCCTTAGCTAGGTTTTCATCGTTTTTTGTCTCGCCCTTTTCAAAACGCAAATTTTCAAGCATTAAAATTTCACTAGCGGGTAAGTTCTTAGCCTTTGTTTTTGCGTCCTCTCCCACGATGTCTTTAGCTAGTAAAACTTCTTTTTTAAGTAGTCTTGCAAGTCTTTTTGCAACGGGCTCTAGTGAGTATTTTGAGCTAATTTCTTTTGGGCGTCCAAGATGAGAGGCTAAGATAACAGCACAGCCATTGTCTAAACAATATCTTATCGTAGGGATTGCAGAGCGAATTCTTCTATCATCTGTTATGTTTAAAAACTCATCCTGAGGTACATTAAAATCGCACCTTATCAAGACTTTTTTACCGGCTAAGTCTATGTCTTTTATGGAGATTATCTCGTTTTTTTCATCTAACATATTTTTCCTTTAGTTCTTATCAGCCACATAAACAGCCATATCCACAAGCCTTGATGAGTAGCCCCATTCATTATCATACCAAGCTATAATCTTTACAAAATCATCGCAAATTACCTGTGTTAAATCACTTGCCACTATAGCACCATAAGATGAGCCTATGAAATCGCTTGAAACTCTCTCATCATCATCCACGGCTAAAAAGCCCTTTAAATTCGTAGCGGCTGCCTTTCTAAAGGCTTCATTTAGCTCATCCTTGCTTACTTTTTTGCCAAGCTGTGCGGTTAAATCAACGCTTGATACATCTATGACAGGCACACGCATACTTTGGCCGTGAAGCTTGCCGTCAAGCTCTGGCATAACAAGTTTCATAGCCTTTGCAGCTCCGGTTGTGGTTGGGATGATGTTTTGTGCTGCGGCTCTACTTCTTCTTTTATCCTTTGTTTTTGCGTCTATTATGCTTTGTCCATTTGTATAAGCGTGTATGGTAGTCATAAGTCCTTTTTGAATTTTAAAATTATCCTCTAAAACCCTACACACAGGACCTAAGCAGTTTGTGGTGCAGCTTGCATTTGAGATGATTTTTTCTCCTTTATAAAGATGAGAATTTACACCCATCACATAAGTAGGCGTATCATCCTTTGCAGGTGCTGACATAATTACTTTTTTAATACCCTTATCTAAAAAGTCCTTGCATTTTTCAAGCTTTAAATGCACTCCTGTGCATTCTAAAACTATATCAGCACCAAAGGCTGCAAAATCAAGCTCTTTTATATCTCTACTTTTAAATACCTTTATCCTCTTGCCATTTATGAGCAAATCATCATCTACGCTATCTATCTCGCCCTTAAATTCGCCATGCACGGTATCATACTTAAAAAGGTATTTCGTAAGTTCTATATCGGTAGTGTCATTTATAGCTACAAGCTCTACATCATCTCTTTGTAAAACTATCCTTGCTACACATCTTCCAATGCGACCAAAGCCGTTTATCGCTATCTTTACAGCCATTTTCTTTCCTTTTTGAAAATAAATGTTGAAATTCTACAAAAAAAAGGTTAAAATTAAATTATGAAGATAGCACTTTTTGGAGGAAGTTTTGACCCACCTCATTTTGGACACGATGCCATTGTCAAAAAAGCCTTGCAAAGCCTTGATATAGATAAACTCATCATCATACCAACTTTTATAAGTCCTTTTAAAAGCTCTTTTAAGGCTGATGAGAAAAAGAGATTTGAGTGGGTTAGTCTTATTTGGCGAAATTTAGAAAGGCTTGAAATTTCAGATTATGAGCTTTTGCAAAAAAGGCCTGTGCCTAGCATAGAAACGGTGGAGTTTTTTGAAAAAAAGTATGAGTGCGATAAAATTTATCTCATCATAGGAGCTGACCATTTAGAAAAGCTAAGCTCTTGGTATAGATATGAGGATTTACGAAAAAAGGTAGAATTTGTGGTTGCAAAAAGAGGAGAGATAAAGATACCAAAGAGCTTTAAAATTTTAGATATAAGTGCTGATATTTCATCAAGTTTTATAAGGGAAAATTTATATATAAAGGCGGTTGATACACATATAAAAGATGATGTATTTAAATGCTACTGCAAGGATAAGAATGAAAAGAGTTGAAGAGATAGTAAAAATTTTAGAGGATAAAAAGGCTGAGGATGTAGAAATTTTGGATATGAGAGATAGTGAGTATTTTGTGTCTTTCGTAGTCATTGCTACCACCTTAGCACAAAAACACGCCGCTTCTTTAGTGGATGAGCTAAAAATGAGGCTAAAGGCGCAAAATGAGAGCTTTTTAAATATAGAAAGCAGCGATGAATGGAGCGTACTTGATTTAGGCGACATACTTATACATCTTTTAAGCGAGGATTATAGAAAAATTTATGACATAGAAAGCTTTTTAAAAGAGCTTAAAAAGAGATAAGAAAGGATTTGTAAATGTCTAAATTTTGCCTAGCAAAGCAGGGCTTTGAGAGCAAGTTTGTTTATAATTTAAAGGGACTATATTATAGAACTTTTAGAAAAAATAACTTAGAAAAACTTTTATCAAAATTACTTTTAGAGTATGACGATAAAATAAATGAGATAAAACAAAGGCTTGATTATTACTGTGATTTTAAAGAGCTTCCTAAAATTTACAATAACACCTACTACAAAGACGGCGGCTCGGTGTATTGGTTCGATTTTTATAAATATTTTATTTTGATAAGAGCTTGAAATACAATCTGGAATTTGGCGATGTAAATTACGAGGCAAAAGAGCCCTCCTTTGCAAAAAGCAGGCCTGTAAAGATAGAAAAAAGTAATAATATTTTATTAAAACTTGAAGCAAGAAGGCATTTTAGATTTTTAAGCAAAGATTTCTTAAGCTCTGTGCCAAGATATGAGGATAAGCTAGATAAGGTATTTTTTAGGGGAGGGTGCTATCAAATTCATAGACGTGAATTTATGAGAAAGCATTTTGGCAAGACTTTTTTAAACGCAGCACATATAGGGCATAAAAATTCTTTAAAAGATAAGGAGCTTAAAAGCTGGGCTACAAATAAAAAAGCTTCCTTAAAAGAACATTTAAATTATAAGCTTATATTAAATCTTGAGGGAAACGATGTGGCTAGCAACTTAAAATGGCTAATGAGTTCAAATTCACTAGCAATAATGCCAAAGCCAAAATTTGAAACTTGGTTTATGGAGGGAAAATTAAAAGAAAATTTTCATTATCTTCTTATCAAAGATGATCATATCGACTTTGAGGAGAGAGTGAGCTTCATCTTAGAAAATACAGAGTTAGCAAAAGAAATCATAGCGAACGCAAATTTATACTGTGAGAAATTTAAAGATGAAAAGCTTGAAACGCTTTTAAATTTGCTAGTTTTAAGGAAATTCTTTTATCTAAGTGGACAAATTGATGTGAGTAATAAGGAGAGAATTTTATTTGAAGCTTAATTTTGCTTAAGAATAAGGTTTGCACCCTTAGCAGGACTAGTTTTAGCCACTCATTTGTCATAATTAGCTTGAGTTAGAATTTACCAGCCTTTTGAGCTAGTAAATTTCAGCTATCATACACTTTTTTATCAAGTGTTTTTAAATTTTTAGCAGTGCAAAGTGCCGAAGTCATAGCACCTGATACATTACTAGCTGTTCTTGCCATATCTATGATAGGATCTATGGCTAGTATAAGGCTTAACATCATAAAATTATCCCCAAAGCCAAGTCCAGCCAGCATGATAGAAGCAGCCATTGTCGCACTTCCCGGAACTCCTGCTATGCCCAAAGAGCCAAGCACGGCTACAAGCACTATCATAAGAGCAAAAGAAATATCAAATTCCACGCCCAAAGCAAAGCAAACAAATACAGCAGCCATAGCAGGAAAATATCCAGCACAGCCGTTCAGTCCTGTGGTGCTGCCTATGGAAGCTACGAAATTTGCTACCACAGGACTAACTCCTAGCTTTTTTTCTAAGACAGAAACCGTCATCGGTAGCGTTCCAAGAGACGATCTAGAACTAAAGGCAAAAAGCCACACGCTAAAGGCTTTTTTAGCGTATTTTATAGGGTTAAGCCCTTGAGAAAGTAGTAGTAAAAAATGCACTCCAAACATTATAAACATGGCTACATAAGTAAGCACTATGAAAAGGCCGGCCGTTTTTATGGCTTCAAAGCCATTGCTAAGTATTACATTTGACATCATGCAAACAACAGCGTATGGCATAAATTTTATAACTATTTTTGTCATGTTCATCATTATGCCGTGGGAAATATTTATGAAATTTTCAAAGCTAACAAAGGCTTTTTCATACTCTGCTTGTTTTGAAATTTGCTTTGCGCAAAGTCCTATTAAGAATGAAAAAATCACTATGGCTATTATGTTTTCTTTACTGTAAGCTGTTATGAGATTGCTTGGGATTAAATTTAAGATTATGCTTGAAAAGCTTTGAATTTCTCTTAGCTCTCTTGCTCCAGCATTGTCATTAAAATTAGAGCCTAAATCAAACATATACGCCAATGCAAGTCCTATAATAGCGGCTATTGCTGTGCTAAAAAGTATCCAAAAAAGGCTTATGCTAAGCAAGGAGGAAAGTTTGATGTTTTTATCGATTTCTATAATAACCTTTATTATACATACGCTTACAAGAGGGATTACAAGCATTTTTATAAAGGCTACAAACACAGAGCTAAAAAAGGAGAAATAATGCTTAGCTTCCTTAAACCACAGCACCGCATTTTCTTTGTCTGGAAAATCGGCAAAAAATTGCAATACAAATCCAAAGCCAAGCCCCACAATAAGCGCGATAAACATCCTAAACGAAAAGTTGTATTTAAAATCACGCATTTTTTTAAGCAGATAAAATATCACAAAAAGTGTGAGCAAAACAAACACGGTTTGCGGTGTAGAAATCATTATAAAATTTTGAAAAAATGCCAAATTCATACTTACCTTTCAAGTTTTTTGCCCCTATGCTATCAGCAAAAAACTTAAAATAAGATAAATACTATCTTATTTACTAAAGTAAGCTAAATTTGCCGCTAAAATACGCTAGTATTGAGTATAGGTCACTACCTATACTCTCCTTTCTCTCCAGCTAAGATAACCTTTACCTGAGCATCGTAAAAATAAGCTTCTTGTGAATTTGCGTAAAAATTTTTATTATGATTCCAAAGCAAAAGATCTAAATCCTTTTCAAAGCCTCTTTCTTTTACTGTGAAATTTGCATTTTTTACTTTTTCATAAAGCTTATGAGGAAATGAAATGGCATTTATAGCTTTGCTATCTATCACTTCTTGTATATGCTTTTTGGCCTTTTCATCAAAATTTTCCTCATTAAAAGTTAAGTAATAACTTGTGTAAAATCCAGCTTCTTTAAAAAGTGCCAAAGCCTTGTAATTACGACTTTCTATAATGAAATTTTTTATATCAAAATCACTTTCTTTTGAAATTTGCAAAAGTGTTTTTAAGGCTTTTTCTTTATTGTTTTCATCTAAATTTTTAAAATCAAGCCAAATTTTAGCTTCAAAACCACTTTCTTCCTTTCTTTTTGAGACTAAGTTTAGCATAGTTTTTAAGTCCAAATTTATAGATGTATCCTTGCCATCGTGTCCCACATCAAAATAATTATCTAAAAAATACACATCTATTTCATAATTTTGATAAATCTTGCTAAAATCCTCAAATTTCTTAATTTCATTAGTTCTGTGTAACCAAATTTTAGCAGGTGCTTTAAATGGATAAGCTTGTTTTAATTCTAAGTCATAATCCCTACTTTCCACATAAAGTCTCTTTCGTTTTTCATCGTAATTTTGCGAAAAGATAGAGTAAGTTTCATCATAATCCTTGCTATAAATTCCTAAAATATCTAAAAAAGAATGCAAGAAATTATCATTCATAAAAGCTTTTTCTTGCGCTTTTTGTATCCTTTGAAGTACTGCAGGATAAGAGCTTTTAAAAGAATCACTTAGAAAAATCATAAAAGGAATTTCAGCCATATATCTTGATGGTGAGACGTGAGTGTGCCCGTAAAGGTCTCTAAAATCATACACCTCATCGCCATGATCACTAAAATAAAAGATGATTGCTTCCTCGTCTTTAAAATGCTTAAAAATCTCACTCACAACAAAGTCGTTATAATACACTGCATTAAGATAATGAGACTTTATCCTAGCTTGTTTTTTGCTTAGTTTCTCACTTTCATTTAGTTTGTCAAGTTTGTTATCTTGTAAATCCTTTTCGCTAAATTTATCAAAGTTTTTAGGATATCTTTGCTCATAAGATACGTGAGTTCCCATAAGATGAAAGACATAAAATTCAAAGTCTTTGTCCTCCTTGATATTAGGAAGTTCTTTTATAAGCCCCTCATCTTTTGCGACTGATTTAGTAGAAAAAGCTTTGCCTATGTATAAATTTTTATGAGCTCTTCTTGCTATGCTTTCGGGTGCATTGCCATACACAGAAATAGCTTCTTGGTTAGAAAGCCAGTAGGTGTAGTATCCTGCCTTTTTCATCAAATCAACTATATTCATATGCTTAAACCAAGGTTTTGAGGCATTTTCATAATTTATAAATGTTAAGGCTCTACTAAGTGCTGGATTTGTATTGCTATGAGATGAGATCACATCCTTAAATACAAAAAGATTGCCTTCTTCTTTTATTTTGTCTAAATTTGGAGTAGTTTTTAAAGGATAATTATACAAACTCATATAATTTCTTTGCGTAGATTCGCCTAGTATTAAAACTACCTTTGGAATTTTAAGTTTATTTGTGACGGAGTAATTGTTTTCATCAAAGTCATCTAGAAGCTTTTTAAGGCTTTCTAACTCATTTATATATTTATTATTTTTTCCAAAAACAGAGCTTAAAACCTCGTAGTTTTGCAAAAGTATTATATCATCGCTTAAGTATGCTTCGTGTTTTTTTATCACTTGAAAAAGACAGAGCAAGAAAAGCAAAATTTTAAAGATGTCTAAAAGGTGGTATTTGTTTGGGATATTTATTTTTTTAAAAGGAAGTTTAAAGATTAAAACAGAAATGATTATAAAAAGAGCAATCCCCCCCCCCGTCTTCATTGTTAGGTAAGAGCTGAAAAATTCATTAATCTCTGCTACTCTTGTTAAAAACAAAACCTCAACAAAGGCAGCATTTAAAAAAGAATCAAATTGTAAAAACAAAAAAGTATTTACAATAGCAAGCACAAAACAAATGCCTACAAGCAGCCTTTGTAAAAAGGTATTTAAAAATTTTGGCAAAAAAGCAAGTATAAAAAATAAGACAAATAAAACAGCAAAATTTCGTCTCAAAAATACAGACATTTTTTCCAAAAACTCCCAAAAACCAGGATATACTAATGGCGATAAATGCACCAAAGCAAGCAAGAAAAGATTTGTAAAAAGAATGTAAATAAAAGCTCTGTTTATAATGACAGGCATAAAGTCTCCTTAATCTGAAAAAATACTTTTGTTTAGTATATTCTTTATAGTGTGATAGGATATAAAAACTATCATAAGGACTAAAGCAAGAAATATGAACAAGGCAAAATTCATAAAAAATGACGAAGCGCTTAATTCATAAGCTTTAAAACAAGCTATGCACATAGCTGCACTTGGAAAGGTAAAAGCCCACCAAGATAAAGCAAAATTTAGCTTTAAAAAGTTTTTATACATAAATACTAATAATATACTAAAAAACAAGGCTAAATTTAAAAGCATTATAGCAAAAACATCAAAGCTATTAGTTAGTTTTAAATAGTCTAAAAAGCCAACCGAAGGCGGCGCTATCATTATAAAAAGCGTTGGCATAAATTTATTTGGAAGTTGTGAGTGAAATAAAATCCTGTAAAAAATGATACAAAAAAGAACCAACCAAAAAAACATAGCCAAAGAAAAATAAAACCAAAGCCAAGGCTCAACCGTTCTAGCTCCTACAATTATAATCAAATTCCCAACCACTGGTATAAACCAAGCCGGGCTTGAATGCTCTATCTCTAAATTTTTATTTATCCAAAAAGAAATGATATAAAAGCTCAAATAAGTTTGAAGGACTAAGGCTATATAAAATAAAGTATCGTGCAAGAACACAAAATCTTGCCATAAATTTGCTAAAATCAGCAAAGATATAGGAAAGGTGGAAAAGAAATTTATCTTTATGGTATTAGAAAATTCTTTTTTGACCTCATCAAAATGTTTAAATATCTTAATAATATAAAGCAAAGTTATAAGACAAAACAAAAAGCTTACAAAAAATCTAAGAAGTATGAAATAAAAATCAGAAAAAAATGCTATTTTTATAAGCTCCCTATAAGCCATAGCAAAGCCTCCAAGCCCCATAGTAACGGCAAAAAACATAATGTGAAAATGAGCTAAATTCATAATTTTCCTTTTGTTATA includes:
- the thiD gene encoding bifunctional hydroxymethylpyrimidine kinase/phosphomethylpyrimidine kinase, encoding MQKAQTVKKIPVLTIAGSDCSGGAGVQADLKTFSAHNLFGMSVILSVVAENTARVISAYDIPKNVVDEQILAVFEDIRPKAVKIGMIASKELMDCVALNLKNFEAENIVIDPVMFAKNGFALMPPQNCEHFKKTMLSLADVLTPNIPEAQYLCGFEIKNQDDMIKAAKTLRSLGAKAVLVKGGHRDDNADDVLYDGKEIYILKSQKIDTKNTHGTGCTLSSAIASNLAKDYDLYEAVKKAKDYVYSAILHSLELGKGCGPTNHFYFLKD
- the thiE gene encoding thiamine phosphate synthase — protein: MNLSFYLVASKDKLSEEKFLNILKEAVKGGVCVIQLREKNLCARDFYKLAMRVKALCDELKTTLIINDRVDIALAVNACGVHLGQDDLPLKEARKLLGNEKIIGISTKTKEQIDEACKFGATYVGCGAIYKSLTKDSSVIGLKGLNELTSHIKEKKYSLKTVAIGGIKDENILSFKGMFVNSLAFSSAIMQSENVYQTCLDIKNKLEAVLSR
- a CDS encoding outer membrane beta-barrel protein; the encoded protein is MKNIKKVLGSLACVACLSTAAVAEDDGLYLAVELGGGEAKFKQDIDTTTSVVGVLPIPAQNRVGDITANNSMPNLMLKFGDKSFFNENFGYRKYVYFGYGYSSMKNVSYNGGLSIMQGVSNGSIFTTTNNTYYNNVLEYGIGADVLYNFMNKGSDSFGVYAGVAIGGETWIANGKRYKPQQGPGESYANFQTILNVGLRGTIAKNHGIEIGARFYMLESQIFEGHGTSSLMQAAGDAIAGAIGGGVPITTTTVINNTTTKMKRPVVAYLSYVYNF
- a CDS encoding triose-phosphate isomerase; translated protein: MIFAANLKCNHSRASFELYAKRLNEFLGLNKREVFVFPPSTALLQGDFKFELGVQNFYPCINGAFTGELGKEHLDEFGVKAVLIGHSERRALGDNDELIRAKFDFAKKHKYKIIFCIGEDLNTKKENKTKEFLAAQIKDIDLAYENLILAYEPIYSIGTGLSAGSKDIAEVLSFLTSKTKAPLLYGGSVNDKNINEILSIKDCDGVLVGSFALKIENFINLIKSYKVQ
- a CDS encoding phosphoglycerate kinase; its protein translation is MLDEKNEIISIKDIDLAGKKVLIRCDFNVPQDEFLNITDDRRIRSAIPTIRYCLDNGCAVILASHLGRPKEISSKYSLEPVAKRLARLLKKEVLLAKDIVGEDAKTKAKNLPASEILMLENLRFEKGETKNDENLAKELASMAEIYINDAFGVCHRAHASVEAITNFFDDDKKAAGFLLLKEIEFAENLIKKPARPFVAIVGGSKVSGKLQALTNLLPRVDKLIIGGGMAFTFLKALGYDIGNSLLEEDLIEEANKILIKGKNLGVKIYLPVDVVSAQTCSQDAMIHFSPCQEIPNGYMGLDIGPASVRLFKEVISDAHTIWWNGPMGVFEIDKFSKGSIKMSHYIAESHATTVIGGGDTADVVARAGDADEMTFISTGGGASLELIEGKELPGVKPLRIKQ
- the gap gene encoding type I glyceraldehyde-3-phosphate dehydrogenase → MAVKIAINGFGRIGRCVARIVLQRDDVELVAINDTTDIELTKYLFKYDTVHGEFKGEIDSVDDDLLINGKRIKVFKSRDIKELDFAAFGADIVLECTGVHLKLEKCKDFLDKGIKKVIMSAPAKDDTPTYVMGVNSHLYKGEKIISNASCTTNCLGPVCRVLEDNFKIQKGLMTTIHAYTNGQSIIDAKTKDKRRSRAAAQNIIPTTTGAAKAMKLVMPELDGKLHGQSMRVPVIDVSSVDLTAQLGKKVSKDELNEAFRKAAATNLKGFLAVDDDERVSSDFIGSSYGAIVASDLTQVICDDFVKIIAWYDNEWGYSSRLVDMAVYVADKN
- the nadD gene encoding nicotinate (nicotinamide) nucleotide adenylyltransferase, which produces MKIALFGGSFDPPHFGHDAIVKKALQSLDIDKLIIIPTFISPFKSSFKADEKKRFEWVSLIWRNLERLEISDYELLQKRPVPSIETVEFFEKKYECDKIYLIIGADHLEKLSSWYRYEDLRKKVEFVVAKRGEIKIPKSFKILDISADISSSFIRENLYIKAVDTHIKDDVFKCYCKDKNEKS
- the rsfS gene encoding ribosome silencing factor; the encoded protein is MKRVEEIVKILEDKKAEDVEILDMRDSEYFVSFVVIATTLAQKHAASLVDELKMRLKAQNESFLNIESSDEWSVLDLGDILIHLLSEDYRKIYDIESFLKELKKR
- a CDS encoding glycosyl transferase family 90, yielding MKYNLEFGDVNYEAKEPSFAKSRPVKIEKSNNILLKLEARRHFRFLSKDFLSSVPRYEDKLDKVFFRGGCYQIHRREFMRKHFGKTFLNAAHIGHKNSLKDKELKSWATNKKASLKEHLNYKLILNLEGNDVASNLKWLMSSNSLAIMPKPKFETWFMEGKLKENFHYLLIKDDHIDFEERVSFILENTELAKEIIANANLYCEKFKDEKLETLLNLLVLRKFFYLSGQIDVSNKERILFEA
- a CDS encoding cation:dicarboxylate symporter family transporter — its product is MNLAFFQNFIMISTPQTVFVLLTLFVIFYLLKKMRDFKYNFSFRMFIALIVGLGFGFVLQFFADFPDKENAVLWFKEAKHYFSFFSSVFVAFIKMLVIPLVSVCIIKVIIEIDKNIKLSSLLSISLFWILFSTAIAAIIGLALAYMFDLGSNFNDNAGARELREIQSFSSIILNLIPSNLITAYSKENIIAIVIFSFLIGLCAKQISKQAEYEKAFVSFENFINISHGIMMNMTKIVIKFMPYAVVCMMSNVILSNGFEAIKTAGLFIVLTYVAMFIMFGVHFLLLLSQGLNPIKYAKKAFSVWLFAFSSRSSLGTLPMTVSVLEKKLGVSPVVANFVASIGSTTGLNGCAGYFPAMAAVFVCFALGVEFDISFALMIVLVAVLGSLGIAGVPGSATMAASIMLAGLGFGDNFMMLSLILAIDPIIDMARTASNVSGAMTSALCTAKNLKTLDKKVYDS